GCGTGAGCGCCTTCTTGACCGGGCCCTCCGGGAGGGGGGCCAGGGCGTCGACCGCCTCGGCGGCCCAGCGGTGGGCCTCGGCGATCGTGCGGGCCGTGACCTCGTGGTCGCGGAGCTCCGCGATGGCGGCGGTGAGGTCGGCCTCGGACTCGGGCGTCTCCTCGTGCTCCACGTCGCGCTGGATGCGGGCGAGCAGCGCTGCGGCGCCCTCGTCGGTGGCCGCGAGCCGCGTGAGGTAGAGCAGCGGCAGCGTCGAGACGCCGGCGCGGAGGTCGGTGCCGGCGAGCTTGCCGGTCTCCTCGGGCTGGTCGGCGAGGTCGAGCACGTCGTCCACGAGCTGGAACGCGACGCCCGTGCGCTCCCCGAAGGCGAGCACGGCGGACTCGAGCTCGGGATCCGCGCCGGAGTAGATGACGCCCATCTGGGCGGCGCAGGCGATGAGGGATCCGGTCTTGTCGGCGAGGACGTCGAGGTAGTGCTCGATGGGGTCCTGGTCCTCGCGCGGGCCGATGGTCTCGTGCAGCTGGCCGAGGACCAGGCGCTCGAAGGTGGCGGCCTGCAGCCGGATGGCGCGGGGGCCGAGGTCGGCGACGATCTTGCTGGCCCGGGCGAAGAGGAGGTCGCCCGCGAGGATGGCGACCGAGTTGCCCCAGACGGCCTGCGCGCTCGGCACGCCGCGGCGCATGTCGGCCTCGTCCATGACGTCGTCGTGGTACAGCGAGGCGAGGTGCGTGATCTCGATGGCGACCGCCGCGTCGACGACCTGCTGCGTGTTGCCCTCGCCGAGCTGGGCGATGAGGAGGGCGAGCATCGGGCGCACGCGCTTGCCGCCCGCGTCGAGCAGGTAGCGCGTGGTGACGTCGGCCACGTCGTCGGCGAAGCGGACCTCGCGGAGCAGCTGCTCCTCGACGAGCGCGAGCCCGTCGTCGATGCTGCGCGCCATGCGGCGGTCGTCCGAGGACGAGAAGAGGCGCTCGGTGAGGCTGGCGTGCGAGGCGACGGAGGTGCCGCGCCGGGCGAGCGGGATGCTCGGACTCATGATCGGCAACCTTGTCTGTGGAGGTTCACGCGCCGGTCAGGACGCGGCGGGACGGGGTGCGGCGTGGCGGCCGGCCGGCTTGACGCCGCGGTGCAGCGCCACGATCCCCGCAGTGAGGTTACGGTGCTCGACCGACGCGAAGCCAGCCTCGCGCAGCCACGATGCCAGCGTCTCCTGGTCGGGCCAGGCCTGGATGGACTCGTTGAGGTACTCGTACGCGCTGGCGTTGGAGCTCACGAGCTTCACGAGCGAG
This is a stretch of genomic DNA from Clavibacter zhangzhiyongii. It encodes these proteins:
- a CDS encoding polyprenyl synthetase family protein — translated: MSPSIPLARRGTSVASHASLTERLFSSSDDRRMARSIDDGLALVEEQLLREVRFADDVADVTTRYLLDAGGKRVRPMLALLIAQLGEGNTQQVVDAAVAIEITHLASLYHDDVMDEADMRRGVPSAQAVWGNSVAILAGDLLFARASKIVADLGPRAIRLQAATFERLVLGQLHETIGPREDQDPIEHYLDVLADKTGSLIACAAQMGVIYSGADPELESAVLAFGERTGVAFQLVDDVLDLADQPEETGKLAGTDLRAGVSTLPLLYLTRLAATDEGAAALLARIQRDVEHEETPESEADLTAAIAELRDHEVTARTIAEAHRWAAEAVDALAPLPEGPVKKALTRFADTIVERTR